The following are encoded in a window of Clostridium thermarum genomic DNA:
- a CDS encoding transporter substrate-binding domain-containing protein yields the protein MKKIFTKSLIITLAISTIVLVGGCTKKSTGNESDTSNKTATESTENNKETVNTNDSESTEAKTKLVLGTSADYPPYEFFATVDGKETIVGFDIDIAKEIAKDMGMELEIKDITFEGLLGALASDKVDIVIAGMTPTEKRKESADFSKIYYNATHGVVMKKEAATQVKSLGDLNGKVIGVQQGSIQADMVHEKVTNAKEIKEVPKITDLILMLQTGKVDAVVMEKPVAESYSKTNSSIALTSIEVSDEAGGSAVAIKKGNIELVKKVDETIDRLLKEGKIDEFLIEANKLADEQKK from the coding sequence ATGAAGAAAATTTTTACTAAAAGTTTAATAATAACTTTAGCAATTTCAACTATTGTACTAGTTGGCGGATGTACTAAAAAGTCTACTGGAAATGAATCAGATACAAGCAATAAAACAGCTACTGAATCTACAGAAAACAATAAGGAGACTGTTAACACCAACGATAGTGAAAGTACTGAAGCAAAGACAAAACTTGTTTTGGGTACCAGTGCAGATTATCCACCATATGAATTTTTTGCTACCGTAGATGGAAAGGAAACCATTGTTGGTTTCGATATTGATATAGCAAAAGAAATTGCTAAGGATATGGGGATGGAGCTGGAGATAAAAGATATTACCTTTGAAGGTTTATTAGGGGCATTGGCCTCTGATAAGGTAGATATTGTAATTGCAGGTATGACACCTACTGAAAAAAGAAAAGAATCTGCCGACTTCTCTAAGATATATTACAATGCTACCCACGGCGTTGTAATGAAGAAAGAAGCTGCAACCCAAGTTAAATCACTAGGTGATTTAAATGGCAAAGTTATCGGAGTACAGCAAGGATCAATTCAAGCAGATATGGTACATGAAAAAGTTACCAATGCAAAGGAAATAAAAGAAGTTCCCAAAATCACAGATTTAATACTAATGCTTCAAACTGGTAAGGTAGATGCAGTAGTTATGGAAAAGCCTGTTGCAGAATCTTACTCAAAGACAAATAGCAGCATTGCTTTAACTTCTATAGAAGTTTCTGATGAAGCTGGTGGTTCAGCAGTGGCCATAAAAAAGGGAAATATAGAGTTGGTTAAGAAAGTGGATGAAACCATAGATAGATTACTTAAAGAAGGGAAGATTGATGAATTTCTCATAGAAGCAAATAAGTTAGCAGATGAGCAAAAGAAATAA
- a CDS encoding DUF378 domain-containing protein produces MKALDAIALLLVIIGAINWGLIGFFQFDLVATLFGDMTGLSRIIYALVGIAGLYAISFFARDRETSGTR; encoded by the coding sequence ATGAAAGCCTTAGATGCAATTGCTCTTTTATTAGTTATAATTGGCGCTATCAACTGGGGACTAATTGGATTCTTTCAGTTTGACTTAGTAGCAACATTATTTGGAGATATGACAGGACTAAGCAGAATAATTTATGCCTTGGTTGGTATAGCTGGTCTTTATGCAATATCTTTCTTTGCAAGAGATAGAGAAACTTCTGGTACAAGATAA
- a CDS encoding lysophospholipid acyltransferase family protein: protein MSKVIKIAKIFNFMAVARLKLLKAKNIDSKEEIYYKEVKRWAEYTMKTLGVKIQTEGINNVPVGNCLFVANHQSYVDIPLILSQIDKPIGFIAKKQLKKVPLMSFWMKKIHCVFLDRDSLRDAIDSINQGVKNLKSHSSMVIFPEGTRSRSDKIGEFKKGSMKLALKASVPIIPITICGSYKAYEEFNTVKPANVRLVIGKPLYTDALSKEEKINLSEHVKSIIQANYAEI from the coding sequence ATGAGCAAAGTAATTAAGATTGCCAAGATATTTAATTTCATGGCTGTTGCCAGATTAAAACTCTTGAAAGCAAAAAATATAGATAGTAAGGAAGAAATATATTATAAAGAAGTTAAAAGATGGGCTGAGTATACCATGAAAACACTTGGTGTTAAGATACAAACCGAGGGTATAAATAATGTTCCAGTCGGAAATTGCCTCTTTGTAGCAAATCACCAGAGTTATGTTGACATCCCCCTCATTTTATCGCAGATTGATAAGCCTATAGGCTTTATAGCAAAAAAGCAATTAAAGAAAGTTCCTCTCATGAGTTTTTGGATGAAGAAAATTCACTGTGTGTTCTTAGACAGAGACAGCCTTCGAGACGCCATAGACTCCATTAATCAGGGGGTTAAAAACTTAAAAAGCCATAGTTCCATGGTGATTTTTCCAGAAGGAACAAGAAGTAGAAGTGACAAAATCGGAGAATTTAAGAAGGGGAGCATGAAGTTAGCTTTAAAAGCTTCTGTACCAATTATTCCTATTACAATTTGTGGGAGCTATAAGGCTTATGAGGAATTTAATACCGTAAAGCCTGCCAATGTCAGATTAGTTATTGGAAAACCATTATATACCGATGCCCTGAGTAAAGAGGAAAAGATTAACCTGTCAGAACATGTTAAGTCAATAATTCAAGCTAATTATGCAGAAATTTAG
- a CDS encoding amino acid ABC transporter permease, with the protein MSFIVDFFSFIKKYYPYYLEGAKNTILIALFTVILGTLLGTLLALMRLSKKKTLRAIASSYIEFIRGTPVYVQILVIYYGLSTIGISFPEVEFLNPIIGMNFSDFMSCVITLSINSAAYVAEIIRAGIQAVDKGQMEAARSLGMKHGLAMREIIIPQAVKNILPALGNEFVTVIKESSIVSVIGIGDLMKKATNISGKTYMVFLPYLVVAIVYFIITFSLSKLISRFERRMKNSD; encoded by the coding sequence ATGAGCTTTATTGTGGACTTTTTTTCTTTTATAAAAAAATATTACCCTTACTATTTAGAAGGTGCAAAGAATACAATTTTAATTGCATTATTTACAGTTATTTTAGGTACATTATTGGGTACATTGCTTGCATTGATGAGATTATCAAAAAAGAAAACCTTAAGAGCTATTGCATCATCATATATCGAATTTATCAGAGGTACACCGGTCTACGTACAAATCTTGGTAATATATTACGGACTTTCTACTATTGGAATAAGCTTTCCAGAAGTTGAGTTTTTAAATCCTATAATCGGTATGAATTTTTCTGATTTTATGTCTTGCGTAATCACACTTTCAATAAACAGTGCTGCATATGTTGCAGAAATTATTCGAGCCGGTATTCAAGCTGTTGACAAAGGGCAAATGGAAGCCGCCAGATCATTGGGTATGAAACACGGATTAGCCATGAGAGAAATCATCATTCCTCAAGCAGTAAAGAATATACTTCCTGCCTTAGGAAATGAGTTTGTAACCGTTATTAAGGAATCCTCAATTGTATCTGTTATTGGTATTGGGGACCTTATGAAAAAGGCTACCAATATATCAGGAAAGACTTATATGGTATTTTTGCCTTACTTAGTTGTAGCCATTGTGTACTTTATTATAACCTTTAGTTTATCAAAGTTAATTTCTAGATTTGAAAGGAGAATGAAGAATAGTGATTAA
- a CDS encoding ribonuclease H-like domain-containing protein, which produces MIIRENIIKVPVLDKAFMFSQEGLDDLLSHALFFDLEHYVYKRPICIGVFGCCYYNKSDSALKVTQYMIEKKADASIIVKMAKNYFEKALQENKTNIVTFSGNNDFTVINYLLNKYRVKLDFDRFKKIDIQNLFKKYTGVCTGLKIIEKQFNITRENMSISGTNLAKTFSKIMKDDTYINRMPKEKIEKILLYNQQDVVSLYEILANWNKYINTENREETC; this is translated from the coding sequence GTGATTATAAGAGAGAATATAATAAAAGTACCGGTTTTAGATAAGGCCTTCATGTTCAGTCAAGAGGGTTTGGATGATCTATTAAGCCATGCACTGTTCTTTGATTTAGAGCATTACGTCTATAAAAGGCCAATATGTATCGGTGTATTTGGCTGTTGCTATTACAATAAATCTGACAGTGCTCTTAAGGTTACCCAGTATATGATAGAAAAAAAAGCTGACGCAAGTATTATAGTTAAAATGGCAAAAAACTATTTTGAAAAGGCATTACAAGAAAATAAAACTAATATTGTTACCTTTTCAGGAAACAACGACTTTACAGTAATAAATTACTTATTGAATAAGTACAGAGTAAAGTTGGATTTTGATAGATTTAAAAAGATAGATATACAGAATCTTTTCAAAAAATATACGGGTGTTTGCACCGGCCTCAAAATTATTGAAAAACAGTTCAATATAACTAGGGAGAACATGAGCATCAGTGGTACCAATCTGGCAAAAACCTTCAGTAAAATAATGAAGGATGACACCTATATTAACAGAATGCCAAAGGAAAAAATAGAAAAAATTCTGCTATATAACCAACAGGACGTTGTGAGTCTTTATGAAATATTGGCAAACTGGAATAAATACATCAATACAGAAAACAGAGAAGAAACATGTTAA
- a CDS encoding amino acid ABC transporter ATP-binding protein, with amino-acid sequence MINIKDLHKKFGKLHVLKGVNCHIKKGEVVVIIGPSGSGKSTLLRCMNLLEEPTEGEIEFEGNIITNKKVNIDKLREKMGMVFQQFNLFPHKTVLQNITLAPIKVKNMSQADAETIAYKLLRKIGLEEKANAYPAQLSGGQKQRIAIARALAMEPDVMLFDEPTSALDPEMVGEVLNVMKELASEGMTMVVVTHEMGFAREVGDRVIFMDDGNIVEEGSPEAIFVNPQNQRTIEFLSKVL; translated from the coding sequence GTGATTAACATTAAAGACCTCCATAAGAAATTTGGAAAACTACATGTTTTAAAGGGTGTAAATTGCCATATTAAAAAAGGAGAAGTAGTAGTTATAATTGGGCCCAGTGGCTCAGGCAAAAGTACCCTGTTAAGATGTATGAACCTTTTAGAAGAACCTACAGAAGGAGAAATTGAGTTCGAAGGTAATATAATAACAAATAAAAAAGTTAATATAGATAAACTCAGAGAAAAGATGGGAATGGTTTTTCAGCAGTTCAATCTGTTCCCTCATAAAACAGTTTTGCAAAATATAACTTTAGCACCAATAAAAGTTAAAAATATGAGTCAAGCCGATGCAGAAACAATCGCATATAAGCTTCTAAGAAAAATCGGATTAGAAGAAAAGGCTAATGCATATCCGGCGCAGCTTTCAGGTGGACAAAAGCAAAGAATTGCTATAGCCAGAGCCTTGGCCATGGAGCCGGACGTAATGTTGTTTGATGAACCAACCTCAGCTTTAGACCCGGAAATGGTTGGTGAAGTATTAAATGTAATGAAAGAACTAGCATCTGAAGGCATGACAATGGTAGTGGTAACTCATGAAATGGGTTTTGCTAGAGAAGTAGGGGATAGAGTGATATTTATGGACGACGGGAACATAGTAGAGGAAGGTTCTCCAGAAGCTATTTTTGTTAATCCCCAGAATCAAAGAACAATAGAATTTTTAAGTAAAGTACTTTAA
- a CDS encoding ComEC/Rec2 family competence protein gives MKRRLFLKFIILVLIFWRFFTSCNYSTNDNMETNNSIEKNDILRVHFIDVGQGDSTLLQVNGFNVLIDAGPNSASHKLLPYLKGNNVENIDYVIATHPDEDHIGGMDEVIKNFNIGILYAPKLTKDTDTFISMVKALKSKGLKINVALDDIALNLGEDIILNFLAPIEENYEEVNNYSVVTKLTYKNISMLFMGDAENLVEAQLLRDKVDIDTDVIKIGHHGSSSSTSDDFLRVVSPEYAIISCGKNNRYKHPHKETINKLENAKVGIYRTDLLGTIIISSDGNNITTTTMDQAK, from the coding sequence ATGAAAAGAAGATTGTTCCTAAAATTTATAATTTTGGTCTTAATATTTTGGAGATTTTTTACCTCTTGCAATTATAGCACAAATGATAATATGGAAACAAATAATTCCATAGAAAAAAATGATATTCTTAGAGTACATTTTATAGATGTAGGACAAGGAGACTCAACATTGCTACAGGTGAATGGTTTTAATGTACTTATAGATGCAGGACCTAACAGTGCCTCACATAAGCTATTGCCGTATTTAAAAGGCAATAATGTAGAAAATATTGATTATGTCATAGCTACACATCCAGATGAAGACCATATCGGCGGTATGGATGAAGTTATTAAAAACTTTAATATTGGAATTTTGTATGCACCTAAACTTACTAAGGATACGGATACATTTATTAGCATGGTAAAGGCTCTTAAAAGTAAGGGACTTAAGATTAATGTTGCTTTGGATGATATTGCTTTAAACCTTGGCGAGGATATTATACTTAATTTTTTAGCCCCAATAGAAGAAAATTATGAAGAAGTCAATAATTACTCAGTTGTTACTAAGTTAACTTATAAAAATATATCGATGCTATTTATGGGTGATGCTGAGAATTTAGTAGAAGCCCAGCTTTTAAGAGATAAGGTGGATATAGATACAGATGTTATAAAGATCGGACATCATGGCAGTTCTTCATCAACTTCTGATGATTTTTTACGTGTTGTTTCTCCAGAATATGCGATTATTTCTTGTGGTAAAAATAATAGATATAAACATCCTCATAAAGAAACCATAAATAAACTGGAGAATGCAAAGGTTGGCATATATAGGACAGATCTTCTTGGTACTATAATTATTTCAAGTGATGGTAACAATATAACAACCACAACAATGGACCAGGCTAAATAA
- a CDS encoding HAD-IB family hydrolase, whose product MTCAAFFDIDGTLYREGLIAEIFKKLVKYEIIVPEKWYNEVRPIYQKWDKRQGNYDNYLLKMAEIYIDAVKGLHKSQIDFIARKVVEQKGDRVYTFTRDRIVWHKQQGHKVITISGSPIELVREMSLKHGFDDYCGAVYLMNEENIYTGEVIPMWDSLSKSKAIDYFVTKYNLDLNQCYAYGDTAGDFSMFKKVNYPICVNPTRELLKKVLDDPDICEKAQVVVERKDVVYNLTSKDIHIF is encoded by the coding sequence ATGACTTGTGCAGCATTTTTTGACATTGATGGTACTTTGTACAGGGAAGGCTTAATTGCTGAGATATTTAAAAAGTTGGTTAAATATGAAATTATAGTACCAGAAAAGTGGTATAATGAAGTTAGGCCAATATATCAAAAGTGGGATAAACGACAGGGAAACTATGATAATTACTTACTTAAAATGGCAGAAATTTATATTGACGCCGTTAAAGGTCTTCATAAATCGCAAATTGATTTTATAGCACGTAAGGTTGTAGAACAAAAGGGGGATAGAGTATACACCTTTACCAGGGATAGAATTGTTTGGCATAAGCAGCAAGGTCACAAGGTTATTACCATATCCGGAAGTCCAATTGAGCTGGTTCGTGAAATGTCTCTGAAGCATGGATTTGATGATTATTGTGGCGCAGTATATTTGATGAATGAAGAGAACATATACACAGGTGAAGTTATACCTATGTGGGATAGTCTTAGTAAAAGTAAAGCAATAGATTATTTTGTTACAAAATATAATCTGGACTTAAATCAATGCTATGCGTACGGAGATACGGCAGGAGACTTTTCAATGTTCAAGAAAGTAAACTATCCTATATGTGTCAATCCCACAAGAGAGCTATTAAAGAAGGTGTTAGATGACCCTGATATATGTGAAAAGGCTCAAGTAGTTGTGGAAAGAAAGGATGTTGTCTATAATTTAACATCTAAGGATATACATATATTTTAG